The Drosophila biarmipes strain raj3 chromosome 2L, RU_DBia_V1.1, whole genome shotgun sequence genome has a window encoding:
- the LOC108032495 gene encoding arylalkylamine N-acetyltransferase-like 2: MIPSTKDGVTIRLMTEEDYGIVKPFVKDNFFGSEPMCASSGEEVHLQNEKENDAYHLCMIAQDTCLVALDEKNGGRLVGVVLAGCQVPQDLEKNRIDAEAMEANFWGRASIFISQIEREANVFERFGISRVLYSHITSADTSMRGKGLGSRLAATLMEVGRSKGFPAMVAYCTSFFSARQKEALGMQCIHSVAYADYKDAQGRAMFTPDAPHTTVRVLAIKL, encoded by the coding sequence ATGATACCTAGTACAAAGGACGGTGTTACGATACGCCTCATGACTGAGGAGGATTACGGCATTGTAAAGCCATTCGTGAAGGATAACTTTTTCGGATCCGAACCCATGTGCGCATCCAGCGGGGAAGAAGTTCACTTGCAAAACGAGAAGGAGAACGATGCATATCATTTGTGTATGATCGCCCAAGACACCTGCCTGGTGGCTCTCGATGAGAAGAATGGTGGCCGCTTGGTGGGCGTCGTCCTGGCAGGATGCCAAGTGCCCCAGGACTTGGAAAAGAACCGCATTGATGCGGAGGCCATGGAAGCAAACTTTTGGGGTCGAGCTAGCATATTTATATCCCAGATCGAACGCGAAGCCAACGTATTCGAGCGCTTTGGTATCTCCAGAGTGCTCTACTCGCACATTACCAGTGCCGATACCTCGATGCGGGGCAAGGGACTGGGTTCCCGACTCGCCGCCACTTTGATGGAGGTGGGCCGATCCAAGGGATTCCCAGCGATGGTGGCCTATTGCACCAGCTTCTTTTCGGCCCGCCAGAAGGAGGCTCTGGGGATGCAGTGCATCCACTCCGTCGCTTATGCCGACTATAAGGACGCTCAAGGTCGGGCGATGTTTACACCCGATGCGCCACACACAACGGTGCGAGTTCTGGCAATTAAATTATGA
- the LOC108032411 gene encoding arylalkylamine N-acetyltransferase-like 2, whose protein sequence is MSSNTKDGITIRIMTEEDYFKSVKAFMNKDFFRSEPLCQASGESVQQQNEEENDEYHLSMIAQGTCLVALDENNGGRLVGIVLAGAQFPEDIEKHRIEAEVMEDHTWGRIARMLSKIEQEANLFERFGVSKVLYSHITSVDTSMRGKGLGSRLAATLMEVGRSKGFPAMVAYCTSFFSARQKEALGMQCIHSLAYADYKDAQGRPIFTPAAPHTTARVMAIKL, encoded by the coding sequence ATGAGCTCCAACACAAAGGATGGTATCACCATACGCATAATGACCGAAGAGGACTACTTTAAAAGTGTAAAAGCATTCATGAACAAGGACTTCTTCCGGTCAGAGCCCCTGTGCCAAGCCAGCGGAGAATCCGTCCAACAGCAAAACGAGGAGGAGAATGATGAGTACCACCTGTCAATGATCGCTCAGGGCACGTGTTTGGTGGCCCTTGACGAGAACAACGGGGGACGATTGGTGGGAATCGTCCTGGCTGGAGCCCAGTTCCCCGAGGATATTGAAAAGCACCGCATTGAGGCCGAGGTCATGGAGGACCACACATGGGGTCGCATTGCCAGGATGCTCTCTAAAATTGAACAGGAGGCCAACTTATTTGAGCGCTTTGGAGTCTCGAAAGTGCTCTACTCGCACATTACCAGTGTCGATACCTCGATGCGGGGCAAGGGACTGGGTTCCCGACTCGCCGCCACTTTGATGGAGGTGGGCCGATCCAAGGGATTCCCAGCGATGGTGGCCTATTGCACCAGCTTCTTTTCGGCCCGCCAGAAGGAGGCTCTGGGGATGCAGTGCATCCACTCCCTCGCTTACGCTGACTACAAGGACGCCCAGGGACGCCCGATCTTCACACCCGCTGCGCCACACACAACGGCCCGAGTAATGGCCATTAAACTATGA